The proteins below come from a single Aspergillus oryzae RIB40 DNA, chromosome 5 genomic window:
- a CDS encoding uncharacterized protein (predicted protein), translating to MKTTVFFALVLIFLFARPGGAVPIGSEDNSGNAGDAGAIAGDEASHWVKRAPPDHPWRFVGDRHQGDGNLPSGTSDDDHHQLRIHEERAENSGTNQPLEVQFVEERPQGHGQFIPAPIDNNRNQWRFSHARFGGGNGTHRLQYIEGSPQGGDDDNQLQFAESEHQGNENLPQGTSGHDLGEWEFHEETPQIPRVRPQRPPQSDRERPGRIPKDHEWKQGCGMGACIVDVRYPWNIPNAECH from the exons ATGAAGACTACCgttttctttgctttggttcttatctttctttttgcgcGCCCTGGAGGTGCGGTCCCAATCGGTAGCGAAGACAATTCTGGTAATGCtggtgatgctggtgctATTGCCGGCGACGAAGCGTCACATTGGGTTAAACGAGCTCCACCAGACCACCCGTGGAGATTCGTTGGAGATAGACATCAGGGCGATGGGAATCTCCCTTCAGGAACAAGCGACGATGATCACCACCAGTTGCGAATCCATGAAGAGAGAGCTGAGAACAGCGGTACTAACCAACCGTTAGAAGTGCAATTCGTTGAGGAGCGACCTCAGGGCCATGGGCAGTTCATTCCAGCACCAATCGACAATAATAGAAACCAGTGGAGATTCAGTCACGCGAGATTTGGGGGCGGCAATGGTACCCACAGGTTGCAATACATTGAAGGGTCACCTCAGGGCGGCGATGATGACAACCAGTTGCAATTCGCCGAGTCTGAGCATCAGGGCAATGAGAACCTCCCTCAAGGAACAAGCGGCCATGATCTCGGCGAGTGGGAATTCCACGAAGAGACACCTCAGATTCCTCGTGTAAGACCGCAAAGACCACCTCAGAGTGATCGTGAAAGACCAGGTCGAATTCCGAAAGACCACGAGTGGAAGCAAGGT TGTGGGATGGGAGCCTGTATAGTAGATGTCCGCTATCCGTGGAATATCCCTAACGCAGAGTGTCACTGA
- a CDS encoding uncharacterized protein (uncharacterized proteins of the AP superfamily), whose translation MLSFTNPNNVSIITGAPPSIHGIAGNFFLDRSTGKETMICDDSLLRGSTLLEQMSQHGVRVAAITAKDKLRKILAHGLKGDAVCFSAVEASECTLAENGIADVEQCLGRPAPSQYSANLSFPEADDFVKAIDDRLAKLAVMAIVGVVGDHGMSRKSNDAGEPDVLFLEDVLDAKFGENAARVICPITDPFVRHHGALGSFVRVYLKDQSLLESVLALCQALPETEVALSGEDAARKYDMPLDREGDIVVISTSSTVIGRCESVHGLSTVKDFSLRSHGGLSEQVVPVIMSRAVEDVQIKQK comes from the exons ATGCTCTCAttcaccaaccccaacaatgTCTCAATCATCACAGGCGCACCCCCAAGCATCCACGGCATCGCGGGGAACTTCTTCCTAGACCGCTCGACCGGCAAAGAAACCATGATCTGCGACGACTCACTACTCCGCGGATCCACGCTGCTCGAACAGATGTCGCAGCACGGAGTGCGCGTAGCAGCCATAACGGCTAAGGACAAGCTGCGGAAGATCCTCGCCCACGGGCTGAAGGGCGACGCCGTCTGTTTCTCGGCGGTGGAGGCTTCCGAATGCACCCTGGCGGAAAACGGGATCGCGGATGTTGAGCAGTGCCTTGGACGACCCGCTCCGAGCCAATACTCCGCTAACCTATCCTT TCCGGAGGCTGATGACTTTGTGAAGGCCATTGATGATCGACTGGCAAAACTGGCTGTGATGGCGATTGTCGGCGTAGTTGGTGACCACGGCATGAGTCGCAAGTCTAACGATGCGGGAGAGCCCGATGTGCTGTTCCTTGAAGACGTATTAGACGCGAAATTTGGTGAGAATGCAGCACGGGTCATCTGTCCCATAACGGACCCGTTCGTGCGTCATCATGGAGCTCTTGGATCGTTTGTGCGCGTCTATCTTAAGGATCAGAGCTTGTTGGAATCGGTGCTTGCTTTGTGCCAGGCCTTGCCAGAAACCGAGGTTGCCCTTAGCGGAGAAGATGCGGCGAGGAAGTACGATATGCCTTTGGATCGGGAAGGTGATATTGTGGTCATTTCGACGTCGTCGACGGTTATCGGAAGATGTGAATCGGTGCACGGCCTGTCCACTGTGAAGGACTTTTCACTGCGATCTCATGGCGGGTTGAGCGAGCAGGTAGTTCCGGTGATCATGTCAAGGGCGGTTGAGGATGTCCAGATC AAACAGAAGTGA